A region from the Desulfonatronum thioautotrophicum genome encodes:
- the wrbA gene encoding NAD(P)H:quinone oxidoreductase produces the protein MQVLVVYYSMYGHIKAMAEAVAQGVGQVSGATVNLRRVPETLSEEVLSKMGAVEAQKKLSTVPVCTVDEMAQADAIIFGTPTRFGNMCGQMRQFLDATGGLWAEGKLIGKVGSVFTSSATQHGGQESTILTFIPFLLHQGMVVVGLPYSFQGQMRMDEITGGSPYGISTIAGGQGERMPSENELEGARFQGRHVAEIAMKLAKS, from the coding sequence ATGCAGGTCCTTGTCGTCTACTATTCGATGTATGGACATATCAAGGCCATGGCCGAGGCAGTGGCCCAGGGTGTTGGCCAGGTCTCCGGGGCAACGGTGAACTTGCGTCGTGTTCCAGAGACCCTTTCCGAAGAGGTTCTCTCCAAAATGGGGGCCGTGGAAGCCCAGAAAAAGTTGAGCACTGTTCCGGTCTGCACCGTGGACGAAATGGCCCAGGCTGATGCGATCATCTTCGGTACCCCAACCCGGTTTGGGAACATGTGCGGTCAGATGCGCCAGTTTCTGGATGCCACGGGCGGCCTTTGGGCCGAAGGCAAGTTGATCGGCAAGGTAGGCAGCGTGTTCACCAGCTCAGCGACCCAGCACGGCGGTCAGGAGTCCACCATTTTGACATTCATCCCCTTCCTGTTGCACCAGGGTATGGTGGTGGTGGGGCTGCCGTATTCCTTCCAGGGCCAGATGCGCATGGATGAAATCACTGGCGGGTCCCCCTACGGCATCTCCACCATCGCCGGTGGCCAGGGCGAGCGCATGCCCAGTGAGAACGAACTGGAAGGCGCCCGTTTTCAGGGTCGCCATGTCGCTGAAATAGCTATGAAACTGGCAAAGTCTTGA
- the tsaA gene encoding tRNA (N6-threonylcarbamoyladenosine(37)-N6)-methyltransferase TrmO, giving the protein MMNMVLSSLEMSPIGTVRSPLKRIEECPKQGLENGPSARIEIEPPFRTALSGLSPGAEILLFTWMHLAERDRLTARARGNPDNPLQGVFALRSPHRPNPIGLHQVRIFELDAEQGTLGVFPLEVVDGTPILDIKPVLERGSHEGTVYGLPWGPGINAKEAGLIREIGHRAWQRGLLAGLNGNVSLRHGEAMIITVSGCAKGQLRPGDLALVHLESGRVIGPGSPSTEAALHRAVYASQPKAHAVLHVHPPHLLALSLAKPQGTLLELELFEADVWTRRMIRLAALQPGCEALAKQVGRAAMAYPALFMDQHGLVCWGRDLDEALALAEELESLARIAVLRQSMVGGG; this is encoded by the coding sequence ATGATGAACATGGTCCTGTCCTCCCTGGAGATGTCGCCCATTGGCACCGTTCGTTCGCCATTGAAACGTATTGAGGAATGTCCCAAGCAGGGACTGGAGAACGGTCCCTCGGCACGGATTGAGATAGAGCCACCCTTTCGTACGGCTCTATCCGGTTTGTCTCCTGGAGCCGAGATTCTGCTGTTTACCTGGATGCATTTGGCTGAGCGCGATCGCCTGACTGCCAGGGCTCGGGGCAATCCGGACAATCCCCTCCAGGGAGTCTTTGCCCTGCGTTCACCACATCGACCCAACCCCATCGGTTTGCACCAAGTGCGGATTTTCGAACTGGACGCTGAACAGGGGACGTTGGGCGTTTTTCCTCTGGAAGTGGTGGACGGGACACCGATTCTGGACATCAAGCCGGTTCTGGAGCGGGGCAGCCATGAGGGAACGGTCTATGGTCTGCCCTGGGGACCGGGAATCAATGCCAAGGAGGCAGGGCTGATCCGAGAGATTGGTCACCGTGCCTGGCAACGGGGACTGCTGGCTGGTCTGAACGGAAATGTCAGTCTGCGCCACGGCGAGGCAATGATCATCACGGTGTCCGGATGCGCCAAAGGGCAATTGCGCCCCGGCGATTTGGCTCTGGTCCATTTGGAGTCAGGTCGAGTGATCGGACCCGGATCACCTTCCACCGAAGCGGCCCTGCACCGGGCTGTTTACGCGTCCCAGCCCAAGGCCCATGCCGTGCTTCATGTCCATCCGCCCCACCTGTTGGCTCTCAGTCTTGCCAAACCTCAGGGAACGCTACTGGAGCTGGAACTGTTTGAGGCCGATGTCTGGACACGAAGAATGATTCGCTTGGCTGCGTTGCAACCTGGCTGCGAGGCCCTGGCCAAGCAGGTGGGGCGGGCGGCCATGGCCTATCCGGCCCTGTTCATGGACCAGCATGGCCTCGTTTGTTGGGGGCGGGACCTGGACGAGGCTCTGGCCCTGGCCGAGGAGCTGGAGAGTCTGGCCAGGATTGCCGTGCTGCGTCAGAGCATGGTGGGTGGAGGGTGA
- a CDS encoding sigma-54 interaction domain-containing protein produces the protein MHWQQILEVMQEGLLLVDANGTIKLVNKALEEITGYSREELVGASCAIFNCDACKRVRSDAQSAWCRLFEKRDFVRKRCHIMRKDGTYVHIQKTASVLYGDDGQPFGAVETMTDVSELDRKENELQQLSRLLDERTIFHGMVGRSAKMQNIFKLIEKAAQSDAPVFICGESGTGKELVARAIHELGPRSEEPFVQFNCAALNEALLESELFGHVKGAFTGAFRHRQGRFEAANGGDIFLDEIGDLPMSVQVKLLRVLETKTFERVGDNRQLSVDVRIITATNKYLPKLISEGLFREDLFYRINVIPIRLPALRERRDDIPLLADFFIQRLRSKSEKDIRGLSPMTLGMFMTYSWPGNVRELKSALEYAFVLADHGQIEPEHLPANIQVPVPTRGPTESVSAPSCPAEDDQKIQLINALRQAGGNKSQVARTLGINRVTVLNRMRKYGIDLKTVIQT, from the coding sequence ATGCACTGGCAGCAGATCCTCGAGGTTATGCAGGAAGGGCTGCTTTTGGTGGATGCCAACGGGACCATCAAGCTGGTCAACAAAGCCCTGGAGGAAATCACCGGCTACTCCCGCGAGGAGTTGGTGGGAGCTTCGTGCGCCATTTTCAACTGCGACGCCTGCAAACGGGTCCGTTCCGATGCCCAGAGTGCCTGGTGCAGGCTGTTCGAAAAAAGAGATTTCGTCCGCAAACGCTGTCATATCATGCGCAAGGACGGAACCTACGTTCATATTCAAAAAACCGCTTCCGTACTGTACGGAGACGACGGACAGCCCTTTGGGGCCGTGGAGACCATGACCGACGTTTCCGAACTGGATCGCAAGGAAAACGAGCTTCAGCAACTTTCCCGTCTTCTGGATGAGCGAACCATTTTTCATGGCATGGTCGGTCGTTCGGCCAAGATGCAGAATATCTTCAAGCTGATTGAAAAAGCTGCCCAAAGTGATGCGCCGGTGTTCATCTGTGGTGAATCCGGTACCGGCAAGGAGCTGGTTGCCAGGGCGATCCACGAATTGGGGCCGCGGTCTGAAGAGCCTTTTGTGCAGTTCAACTGCGCAGCCCTGAACGAGGCCTTGCTGGAAAGCGAGCTGTTCGGGCACGTCAAAGGGGCGTTTACCGGGGCATTCCGCCACCGGCAGGGGCGATTCGAGGCAGCCAACGGCGGGGACATTTTTCTGGACGAGATCGGCGATTTGCCCATGTCCGTTCAGGTCAAACTGCTACGGGTTCTGGAGACCAAGACGTTCGAGCGGGTGGGGGACAACCGGCAGCTTTCCGTGGACGTGCGGATCATCACCGCCACCAACAAGTATCTTCCGAAGTTGATCTCTGAAGGCCTTTTTCGTGAGGACCTGTTTTACCGGATCAATGTGATCCCCATTCGTCTGCCGGCATTGCGTGAACGTCGGGACGATATCCCGTTGCTGGCGGACTTTTTCATTCAGCGTTTGCGCTCCAAGAGTGAAAAGGACATCAGGGGCTTGAGCCCCATGACCCTGGGGATGTTCATGACCTACTCCTGGCCCGGCAACGTGCGTGAACTAAAAAGCGCCCTGGAGTACGCTTTTGTATTGGCCGACCACGGCCAGATCGAACCGGAGCATCTGCCGGCCAACATTCAGGTGCCGGTGCCCACCAGAGGGCCGACGGAATCCGTGTCGGCCCCATCGTGTCCTGCTGAGGATGATCAGAAAATCCAGCTGATCAATGCCTTGCGTCAGGCAGGCGGCAACAAGTCGCAAGTTGCGCGCACCTTGGGAATTAATCGGGTGACCGTCCTGAACCGGATGCGAAAATACGGGATCGACCTGAAAACCGTTATCCAGACCTAA
- a CDS encoding type II toxin-antitoxin system HicB family antitoxin: MITYTAKYIKIESGYMGQLIEWPEVLTEGADLDECRAMLRDALQEMFTAYVQLGKEIPLGNALIEQLPIEMKHVGQTA, translated from the coding sequence ATGATAACGTATACAGCGAAGTATATTAAAATAGAATCAGGCTACATGGGTCAGCTTATCGAGTGGCCCGAGGTTTTAACAGAAGGGGCGGATTTGGATGAGTGCAGAGCAATGCTTCGCGATGCTTTGCAGGAAATGTTTACGGCATATGTCCAGCTTGGCAAGGAGATACCTTTAGGCAATGCTTTGATTGAGCAACTTCCCATCGAGATGAAGCATGTCGGTCAAACGGCGTGA
- a CDS encoding type II toxin-antitoxin system HicA family toxin: MSVKRRDLVKYFEQHGYRLLREGANHAIYTDGIKVIPIKRHRQLDRITANELCKQAGLVPVF, encoded by the coding sequence ATGTCGGTCAAACGGCGTGATCTTGTCAAATATTTCGAGCAACACGGATATCGTCTGCTCCGTGAAGGAGCAAATCACGCCATTTATACCGATGGGATAAAAGTCATACCCATTAAGCGCCATAGACAGCTTGATCGCATTACGGCCAACGAACTCTGCAAGCAGGCAGGACTCGTACCTGTTTTCTGA
- a CDS encoding c-type cytochrome, whose translation MRKQTLMGIGVVVILASYIGISVAAEMGNARKGRFLFRQECRTCHMENPTGAVPAHYLGPDAKTQAEWKAVFDAYSELPCVEHWGEKLSDQDRLDIFQYLYNGALDSPTPERCG comes from the coding sequence ATGAGAAAGCAAACTTTGATGGGCATTGGCGTCGTGGTGATTCTGGCATCCTACATCGGCATTTCCGTGGCCGCGGAAATGGGGAATGCCCGCAAGGGCCGGTTCCTGTTTCGCCAGGAATGTCGCACCTGCCACATGGAAAACCCAACTGGCGCGGTGCCGGCACATTATCTGGGACCGGATGCCAAGACTCAGGCCGAATGGAAAGCTGTTTTCGATGCATATTCCGAATTACCCTGCGTCGAGCACTGGGGTGAGAAACTTTCAGACCAGGATCGCCTGGACATTTTTCAGTACCTTTACAACGGAGCCTTGGACTCCCCGACTCCGGAAAGGTGTGGATAA